Proteins from a single region of Clostridia bacterium:
- a CDS encoding methyltransferase produces the protein MNLKDNEVIDELNIDNLKIIQNNDGFKYGTDAVVLSKFASIRKDAKVLDLCTGSGIVPILLCGLKKGKHILGVEYFKDVSDMAKRSVELNLLNEKIEILNRDVKDYKDYLPCHFFDNVTVNPPYKIVDTGFLNDNSYKTCARHEILLTLEDCVKAAEYALKFGGKLTMVNRIDRLSDVIYEFKKNKIEPKRIMFVTDMDKPAKIFVIEGIKGGKSGMTMEVYKNL, from the coding sequence ATGAACTTAAAAGATAACGAAGTAATTGACGAACTTAATATAGATAACCTTAAAATAATTCAGAATAATGACGGGTTTAAATATGGCACAGATGCAGTAGTCCTTTCTAAATTTGCAAGTATAAGAAAGGATGCGAAAGTTCTTGATTTATGCACTGGAAGCGGCATTGTGCCTATTCTTCTTTGCGGCTTAAAAAAGGGTAAGCATATTTTGGGTGTGGAATATTTTAAAGATGTGAGTGATATGGCTAAAAGGTCGGTAGAACTTAACCTGCTTAATGAAAAAATTGAGATTTTAAATCGGGATGTTAAAGACTATAAAGATTATTTACCCTGCCATTTTTTTGATAATGTTACGGTTAATCCCCCCTATAAAATAGTTGACACAGGTTTTTTAAATGATAACAGTTATAAAACTTGTGCAAGGCATGAAATACTCCTTACTTTAGAAGACTGTGTTAAGGCGGCAGAATATGCCCTTAAATTCGGCGGGAAACTTACTATGGTTAACAGAATTGACAGGCTTAGTGATGTTATATACGAATTTAAGAAAAATAAAATTGAGCCAAAAAGAATAATGTTTGTAACCGATATGGATAAACCTGCAAAAATATTTGTAATAGAGGGCATAAAAGGCGGAAAAAGCGGAATGACCATGGAGGTTTATAAAAATTTATAA
- a CDS encoding 4Fe-4S binding protein: MAYIITDECIMCGACEGECPVNAISAGDDKYVISADECIECGACAGVCPVGAPVQE; encoded by the coding sequence ATGGCATATATTATTACAGATGAATGTATCATGTGCGGAGCTTGTGAAGGTGAATGCCCTGTAAATGCAATTTCAGCCGGTGATGATAAATACGTTATCAGCGCTGATGAATGTATCGAATGTGGAGCATGTGCAGGAGTTTGTCCTGTTGGAGCGCCTGTTCAGGAATAA
- a CDS encoding stage 0 sporulation family protein — protein MVEIVGIRFKKNCKTYFFAPENLKIEKGQYAVVETSRGVELGEVVIGNRQVPEEQVLHPLKPVVRIANDEDLKILEENQLKAKEAIGICKQKVEKHKLNMTLLDAEYTFDRGKILFYFTAEGRIDFRELVKDLAAVFKTRIELRQIGVRDEAKIIKGIGVCGRPFCCSSFLGDFQPVSIKMAKDQNLSLNSTKNSGGCGRLMCCLNFEQETYEEMWKVTPRPKSIIKTPQGEATVLDVNVLKGTLRAVMSATNAVQQFSVDEIKILKNAEASLDEETYKELKKLED, from the coding sequence ATGGTTGAAATAGTAGGAATCAGATTTAAAAAGAATTGCAAAACATATTTTTTTGCACCTGAAAATCTGAAAATTGAAAAAGGTCAGTATGCAGTAGTTGAAACTTCAAGAGGAGTTGAACTGGGCGAGGTTGTAATAGGTAACAGACAAGTACCCGAAGAACAGGTATTGCACCCGTTAAAGCCGGTTGTAAGAATTGCAAATGACGAAGATTTAAAAATTTTAGAAGAAAATCAGTTAAAAGCGAAAGAAGCAATAGGAATATGCAAACAGAAAGTGGAAAAGCATAAACTTAATATGACACTTCTTGACGCTGAATACACTTTTGACAGGGGTAAAATCTTATTTTACTTTACTGCAGAAGGAAGAATAGATTTCAGAGAACTTGTTAAAGACCTTGCGGCAGTTTTCAAAACAAGAATTGAATTAAGACAAATCGGCGTAAGGGATGAAGCCAAGATTATAAAAGGCATCGGCGTATGCGGAAGACCGTTTTGCTGTTCAAGTTTCTTAGGCGACTTTCAGCCCGTATCTATTAAAATGGCAAAGGACCAGAATTTAAGTTTAAATTCCACAAAAAATTCAGGCGGTTGCGGAAGGCTTATGTGTTGTTTAAACTTTGAGCAGGAAACTTATGAAGAAATGTGGAAGGTTACACCAAGGCCAAAATCAATTATAAAAACTCCTCAGGGGGAAGCCACAGTTTTGGATGTCAATGTGCTTAAAGGAACATTAAGAGCAGTGATGTCAGCAACCAATGCTGTTCAGCAATTTTCGGTAGACGAGATAAAAATTCTTAAAAATGCAGAAGCATCATTAGACGAAGAAACATATAAGGAACTTAAAAAACTTGAAGATTAA
- a CDS encoding aminotransferase class I/II-fold pyridoxal phosphate-dependent enzyme: MMIYKISDYVDKGYISFHTPCHMGRNNKINKLLKSSFDLTELEETDNLFYEVSIIKDFEEKMAKSLGGDYFYPLVNGATSGVMASLGIFNENDKIIIDRNCHISVINAVKLYKLNPVFIETSFNDFGIPNPPDTEDIKNAFNNNPDAKGLFITNPNYYGMWAKMDEISAFLKSNNLILICDEAHGTHFRYLHNKNFKPDISILSFHKNLPSLTQTGGILINNKNLKDKVKENLRNFTSTSPSYLFMLSIDCMDEYMKLKGAKKLREYILYLDLVKKSIKRKNIRILSDNDPFKFVVNCKDAKCKAQLIKDKYKIVCEMCDDENITFIVSIHNYKKEIELLKKGIIKFCKDFDCKEYNFKLPKGKYLPYEVIKMDKEEVLIKDASGRVSAETVINFPPSVPVIVEGEIINDDVLKYINKKTIKCVIE; the protein is encoded by the coding sequence ATGATGATATATAAGATTTCAGACTATGTAGATAAAGGTTATATAAGTTTTCACACTCCGTGCCATATGGGAAGAAATAATAAAATAAATAAACTTCTTAAAAGTTCATTTGATTTAACCGAACTTGAAGAAACCGATAATCTTTTTTATGAAGTATCAATTATAAAAGACTTTGAAGAAAAGATGGCAAAATCACTGGGGGGAGATTATTTTTATCCATTGGTTAACGGTGCAACATCAGGTGTTATGGCATCTTTGGGCATATTTAATGAAAATGATAAAATAATTATTGACAGAAACTGCCATATATCCGTTATAAATGCTGTTAAACTTTATAAATTAAACCCCGTATTTATAGAAACTTCCTTTAATGATTTTGGTATTCCTAACCCTCCTGATACAGAAGATATTAAAAATGCTTTTAATAACAACCCTGATGCAAAAGGTTTATTTATAACTAACCCTAATTATTACGGAATGTGGGCAAAAATGGATGAAATATCAGCCTTTTTAAAGAGTAATAATCTTATTCTTATATGCGACGAAGCCCACGGTACTCATTTTAGATATCTTCATAATAAAAATTTTAAGCCTGATATATCAATACTTAGTTTTCATAAAAATCTTCCGTCTCTTACTCAAACGGGAGGCATACTTATCAATAATAAAAACTTAAAAGATAAAGTAAAGGAAAATTTAAGAAATTTTACTTCTACAAGCCCGTCTTATCTTTTTATGCTCTCCATTGACTGTATGGATGAGTATATGAAATTAAAGGGGGCAAAAAAATTAAGAGAGTATATTTTATATCTTGACTTAGTAAAAAAATCTATAAAGAGAAAAAACATAAGAATTTTATCGGATAATGACCCTTTTAAATTTGTTGTAAATTGCAAGGATGCTAAATGTAAAGCACAACTTATAAAAGATAAATATAAAATAGTGTGCGAAATGTGTGATGATGAAAATATTACTTTTATAGTAAGTATTCATAACTATAAAAAGGAAATTGAACTATTAAAAAAGGGAATTATCAAATTTTGCAAAGACTTTGACTGTAAGGAATATAATTTTAAACTTCCAAAAGGTAAGTATTTGCCATACGAAGTTATTAAAATGGATAAAGAAGAAGTTTTAATTAAAGATGCATCAGGAAGAGTAAGCGCAGAGACTGTTATAAATTTTCCACCCTCTGTACCTGTAATAGTTGAGGGCGAGATTATAAATGATGATGTATTAAAATATATAAACAAAAAAACTATAAAGTGTGTGATAGAATGA
- a CDS encoding glutamine amidotransferase, translating into MDSIVKIGYIYPELLNMYGDFGNILSLSKRLEWRDIQSQVIKYKMDDEIDFENIDILYLGGGGEKEILLAKEKLLPYKERLKNYVENGGVLLCVCSGFDIIGEYFHLKGEKYEGLNIIPVKSEWGEKRFVSDVILDTKFGKVVGFENHNGRMNTGILEPLGEVIFGNGNNGEDKREGVIYKNTFCTYLDGPLLPKNPALCDEILKRAIKKYDDNFYLKPLDDSVEEKAQNFIIDKYKEN; encoded by the coding sequence ATGGATAGCATAGTTAAAATAGGCTATATTTACCCTGAACTTCTTAATATGTATGGCGACTTTGGTAACATTTTATCACTTTCAAAAAGGCTTGAATGGAGAGATATACAAAGTCAGGTTATAAAGTATAAAATGGACGACGAAATAGACTTTGAAAATATTGATATCCTGTATTTAGGCGGAGGCGGAGAAAAAGAAATTCTCCTTGCAAAAGAAAAACTCTTACCTTATAAAGAAAGACTTAAAAATTATGTGGAAAACGGTGGAGTTTTATTATGTGTCTGTTCCGGCTTTGATATTATAGGCGAGTATTTTCACCTAAAAGGCGAAAAATATGAGGGCTTAAATATCATCCCTGTAAAATCAGAATGGGGAGAAAAAAGATTTGTATCAGATGTTATATTGGATACAAAATTCGGAAAAGTGGTAGGCTTTGAAAACCATAATGGGAGAATGAATACAGGAATTTTAGAGCCTCTTGGAGAAGTAATTTTTGGAAACGGAAATAACGGAGAAGATAAAAGAGAGGGAGTAATTTATAAAAACACTTTCTGCACTTATCTTGATGGTCCTCTTCTTCCTAAAAACCCTGCACTTTGTGATGAAATATTAAAAAGAGCGATTAAAAAGTATGATGATAATTTTTATCTAAAGCCACTTGATGATAGTGTGGAAGAAAAGGCTCAAAATTTTATTATAGATAAATATAAGGAAAACTAA
- a CDS encoding DUF1727 domain-containing protein translates to MKKIRFVLSVWVCKILIYLGKLMGKKGSATPGAIAYKICPDVLRILSVKISKGIIAVCGTNGKTTTNNIIDKILTDKGFKVVCNNIGANMLSGVITAFIEKCDLKGNINYDYATLEMDEAFAVKIFEHLTPTVMVITNLFRDQLDRYGEVELTANYLKGALNLKKEVKLIVNGDDPVLFNIAKEHGNYLTFGVGQKSVSSYKDGEMKLCPKCSKKLSYEYYHYSHLGNFSCDNCGFNHPDLDFYAKDIDLSDGISFTVNDDTKIALNYKGFYNVYNVLAALSVIKTLGIDFENINEVLSDYKPQVARMEAFNLKKKVILNLAKNPAGFNQALQTVMSDKAKKDIILAVNDCESDGRDISWIWDVDFDSLKNQNVGSIGLCGMRKDELNVRLKYSEVNALYNTYDNIKEAILDKLETDSDVLYVLVNYTVIFESQKILKELEGKNNG, encoded by the coding sequence ATGAAGAAAATAAGATTTGTTTTATCAGTCTGGGTATGTAAAATTCTTATATACTTAGGAAAACTTATGGGCAAAAAAGGTTCTGCAACTCCGGGGGCAATAGCATATAAAATATGCCCTGATGTTCTTAGAATATTATCAGTTAAAATTTCTAAGGGCATAATTGCAGTATGCGGTACAAATGGTAAAACAACTACTAATAATATAATTGATAAAATACTTACCGATAAAGGCTTTAAGGTTGTATGCAATAATATCGGAGCAAATATGCTCTCAGGCGTTATAACTGCCTTTATAGAAAAATGCGACCTAAAAGGCAATATAAACTATGACTATGCAACTTTGGAAATGGACGAAGCATTTGCAGTTAAGATTTTTGAACATTTAACGCCGACAGTTATGGTTATTACAAATCTTTTCAGAGACCAGCTTGACAGATACGGAGAGGTTGAACTTACTGCAAATTATCTTAAAGGTGCTCTTAATTTAAAAAAAGAAGTAAAACTTATTGTTAACGGTGATGACCCTGTGCTTTTTAATATAGCAAAAGAGCATGGAAATTATTTAACATTCGGTGTTGGGCAAAAGAGTGTTTCTTCATATAAAGACGGGGAAATGAAACTTTGCCCTAAGTGCAGTAAAAAACTTTCCTATGAGTATTATCACTACTCCCATCTTGGGAATTTTAGTTGCGATAATTGTGGCTTTAATCATCCTGATTTAGATTTTTATGCCAAGGATATTGATTTATCAGATGGCATTTCATTTACAGTAAATGACGATACTAAAATTGCACTTAATTATAAAGGTTTTTATAATGTGTATAATGTACTCGCAGCATTGTCTGTTATTAAGACACTTGGGATAGATTTTGAAAATATAAATGAAGTTTTATCCGATTATAAGCCTCAGGTAGCAAGAATGGAAGCCTTTAACCTTAAAAAGAAAGTTATCCTAAATCTTGCAAAAAACCCTGCAGGGTTTAATCAGGCATTACAGACTGTGATGAGCGATAAAGCAAAAAAAGATATTATACTTGCAGTTAACGACTGTGAGTCAGACGGAAGAGATATCTCGTGGATATGGGATGTTGATTTTGACTCTTTGAAGAATCAAAATGTGGGCTCTATCGGCCTTTGTGGAATGAGAAAAGACGAACTTAATGTAAGGCTTAAATATTCAGAAGTTAATGCTTTATATAACACTTATGATAATATTAAAGAAGCCATTTTAGATAAACTTGAAACTGACAGTGATGTTTTATATGTTCTTGTGAACTATACTGTTATTTTTGAAAGTCAGAAAATATTAAAGGAACTGGAGGGTAAAAATAATGGATAG
- a CDS encoding NAD(P)H-dependent glycerol-3-phosphate dehydrogenase, with the protein MKNIAVIGSGSWGTAITSVLANNGHSVTLWSYLEEECEMFKTHKQHLKFLPGVILNDNVNYTNSIEEALLNKELIVIACPSFAIRSTVENIKLFYKNQLIVSIAKGLEEETLKCLSEVIEEVLNPEKKVCVLSGPSHAEEVGKKMATTLVAASLDLEVAKEVQDIFMCDYLRVYTSTDIIGVQLGGALKNVISLCVGISDGLGNGDNIKAAIMTRGMAEIIRLGTKMGGKIETFSGLTGVGDLIVTCTSMHSRNRRAGILIGQGKTPEEAKKEVGMVVEGMLACKSAYELSKKYQVEMPIVREAYGVLYENYDVNSSMENLMLREKREE; encoded by the coding sequence ATGAAAAATATAGCAGTAATAGGTTCAGGCAGTTGGGGAACAGCAATCACAAGCGTACTTGCTAATAACGGACACAGTGTTACACTATGGTCATATTTAGAAGAAGAATGTGAAATGTTTAAAACTCATAAACAACATTTGAAGTTTTTGCCTGGAGTAATACTAAATGATAATGTTAACTATACAAACAGTATAGAAGAAGCACTGCTTAATAAAGAATTGATTGTTATTGCATGTCCGTCTTTTGCTATAAGATCAACTGTTGAAAATATCAAGCTTTTTTATAAAAACCAGTTGATAGTTTCTATTGCAAAAGGTCTTGAAGAAGAAACTCTTAAGTGCTTATCCGAAGTTATAGAAGAAGTTTTAAACCCTGAGAAAAAAGTTTGTGTACTTAGTGGGCCTTCCCATGCTGAAGAAGTGGGTAAAAAAATGGCAACAACTTTGGTTGCAGCATCACTTGATTTAGAAGTTGCAAAAGAAGTTCAGGATATTTTTATGTGCGACTATTTAAGAGTTTATACATCTACTGATATAATCGGAGTTCAGTTAGGCGGAGCACTTAAAAATGTTATATCTCTTTGTGTTGGTATATCTGACGGATTAGGCAACGGAGATAATATCAAAGCAGCAATTATGACACGAGGTATGGCAGAGATTATCCGTCTTGGAACTAAAATGGGCGGAAAAATCGAAACCTTCAGCGGTCTTACAGGCGTAGGCGATTTAATAGTTACCTGTACAAGTATGCATTCAAGAAACCGTCGTGCAGGTATTTTAATAGGTCAGGGTAAAACTCCTGAAGAAGCAAAAAAAGAAGTGGGCATGGTAGTAGAGGGTATGCTTGCTTGTAAGAGTGCATACGAACTTTCAAAAAAATATCAGGTTGAAATGCCGATTGTAAGAGAAGCATACGGTGTTTTATACGAAAATTACGATGTAAATTCCTCTATGGAAAACCTTATGTTAAGAGAAAAAAGGGAAGAATAA
- the plsY gene encoding glycerol-3-phosphate 1-O-acyltransferase PlsY: MEYLVLILAVIIGYLFGSLSFAVIIGKLFYKKDVREVGSKSAGATNVLRTLGKKAAAMVTVGDMLKGILAYVIIYPLGNIYSVGELAATLAGASAVFGHIFPLFFNFKGGKGVLSSLALSFMIDWRAALITLAVAILIMALTKYVSLGSMLGCVFNSIIICFFAPYDYLKIITVIFLTLVVIIKHKENIKRLVKGEERKLGEKS; encoded by the coding sequence ATGGAATATTTAGTTTTGATATTAGCAGTTATAATCGGCTATTTATTTGGAAGTTTAAGTTTTGCAGTTATAATCGGTAAACTGTTTTATAAAAAAGATGTAAGAGAAGTAGGCTCTAAAAGTGCAGGGGCAACAAATGTGTTAAGAACTTTAGGCAAAAAAGCAGCAGCAATGGTTACTGTGGGAGATATGTTAAAAGGTATCTTAGCGTATGTGATTATATATCCTTTGGGGAATATATATTCAGTAGGGGAACTTGCTGCAACACTAGCAGGTGCATCTGCAGTGTTCGGGCATATATTTCCTTTGTTCTTTAACTTTAAGGGCGGCAAAGGAGTTTTATCTTCACTTGCCCTGTCTTTTATGATAGACTGGCGTGCCGCACTCATTACTTTGGCAGTGGCAATACTTATAATGGCTCTTACAAAATATGTTTCGTTAGGCTCAATGTTAGGGTGCGTATTCAATTCAATAATTATATGTTTTTTTGCACCTTATGACTACTTAAAAATTATAACAGTAATTTTCCTTACTTTAGTTGTTATAATCAAACACAAAGAAAATATAAAAAGACTTGTAAAAGGCGAAGAAAGAAAACTTGGCGAGAAGTCTTAA
- the der gene encoding ribosome biogenesis GTPase Der: protein MMKPIVAIVGRPNVGKSTLFNKIVGKRISIVEDTPGVTRDRIYQDAEWCGHNFTLIDTGGIEPKTKDDILLKMKIQADIAIEMADVIILLTDLRDGLTANDADVAAMLQKSGKPIVLACNKADTISRNQYLHYEFYNLGLGDPVSVSSIHGLGVGDLLDEVVSHFPKNYNNEEEDDSIKVAVIGKPNAGKSSLINRILGEERLIVSDMAGTTRDAIDAKITVDEKEYTFIDTAGVRKKSKINDNIEKYSVIRSYQAVDRADVCLLVIDGTEGVTEQDTKIAGYAHEQGKAMIIVVNKWDIVEKDGRTMQEYRKSLQKDLIFMTYAPSLFISAKTGLRVSNLFELINYVNEQQCLRVKTGMLNDILAEATAKVQPPSDKGRRLKIYYGTQASIKPPTFVIFVNDIRLMHFSYERYIENQIRAIFGFEGTPLRFIIRERNSDNPNK from the coding sequence ATGATGAAGCCGATAGTTGCCATAGTAGGCAGACCTAATGTAGGGAAGTCTACTTTGTTTAATAAAATAGTAGGAAAAAGAATTTCAATAGTTGAAGACACTCCCGGCGTTACAAGAGACAGAATATATCAGGACGCTGAATGGTGCGGTCATAATTTCACACTTATTGATACAGGTGGTATAGAGCCTAAAACAAAAGATGATATACTTCTTAAAATGAAAATTCAGGCAGATATTGCTATTGAAATGGCAGATGTAATAATTCTTCTTACCGATTTAAGAGACGGTCTTACTGCCAATGATGCCGATGTAGCCGCAATGCTTCAGAAATCAGGCAAACCTATTGTTCTTGCGTGTAATAAGGCAGATACAATTTCAAGAAATCAGTATCTTCACTATGAATTTTATAATTTAGGTCTGGGAGACCCTGTTTCAGTATCTTCTATCCACGGTTTAGGTGTTGGAGATTTGCTTGACGAGGTTGTTTCTCATTTTCCAAAAAATTATAATAATGAAGAAGAGGATGACAGTATTAAAGTTGCAGTAATAGGAAAGCCTAATGCAGGTAAATCTTCTTTGATAAACAGAATTTTAGGGGAAGAAAGACTTATTGTAAGCGATATGGCAGGTACAACAAGAGATGCCATTGATGCAAAAATCACAGTTGATGAAAAAGAATATACATTTATTGATACTGCGGGTGTAAGAAAGAAGAGCAAAATAAATGATAATATTGAAAAATACAGTGTTATCCGTTCTTATCAGGCAGTTGACCGTGCAGATGTATGTCTTCTTGTTATAGACGGTACAGAGGGCGTTACAGAGCAGGATACGAAAATTGCAGGTTATGCCCACGAACAAGGCAAGGCAATGATAATTGTTGTTAATAAATGGGATATAGTTGAAAAAGACGGAAGAACAATGCAGGAATACCGTAAGAGTCTTCAAAAAGACCTTATTTTTATGACTTATGCACCTTCATTATTTATATCTGCAAAAACAGGGCTTAGAGTTTCAAACCTTTTTGAACTTATAAACTATGTTAACGAGCAACAGTGCTTAAGGGTTAAAACAGGAATGCTTAATGATATCTTGGCAGAAGCAACTGCGAAAGTTCAGCCACCAAGTGATAAAGGAAGAAGGCTTAAAATATACTACGGAACACAGGCAAGTATTAAGCCTCCTACATTTGTTATTTTTGTCAATGACATAAGACTGATGCATTTCTCATATGAAAGATATATAGAAAATCAGATTCGTGCCATATTCGGTTTTGAAGGCACTCCTTTAAGATTTATTATAAGAGAGAGAAATTCGGATAATCCAAACAAGTAA
- a CDS encoding DUF512 domain-containing protein, with translation MSAEIYKVEKGSIAEEIGLEKGDKIISINKEKFTDALEYRFLISEEYIELEIETKDGENVICEIEKEEYEDLGIEFTNPLIDKPRSCRNKCIFCFIDQLPKGLRESLYFKDDDTRLSFLNGNYVTLTNISDDEIDKIIKIRLSPINISVHTTCDELRKFMLNNKFAGGIKEKIEKLTSNKITVNCQIVLVKGVNDKEHLEKTIRDLSVYFPYMHSISVVPIGITDHRENLFKVDEFNREDANSVIELVLSLQNEFLKKYGSRIVYLADEFYIMSDYDLPSPEVYEDFPQIENGVGMMSSFLDEVNNALKKKTDKKTKKTIVTGKLAYPYFLKIKEKIESMFPSVKLNIIKGENKLFGKKITVTGLLCGRDIIDSLKGVDIGDNLLLSIDTLRAEKDLFLDDMTVSKMENILNTKILFNEINGEDFVDKIFL, from the coding sequence ATGTCTGCAGAAATTTATAAAGTTGAAAAAGGAAGCATAGCCGAAGAAATCGGTTTGGAAAAAGGGGATAAAATTATATCGATAAACAAAGAAAAGTTTACCGATGCTTTAGAATACCGTTTTTTAATTTCAGAAGAATATATTGAACTGGAAATCGAAACAAAAGATGGAGAAAATGTCATATGCGAAATAGAGAAAGAGGAATATGAAGATTTAGGCATAGAATTTACAAACCCTCTTATAGATAAACCCCGTTCTTGCAGAAATAAGTGTATCTTCTGTTTTATAGACCAACTTCCAAAGGGGTTAAGAGAGTCTCTTTATTTTAAAGATGATGATACAAGGCTTTCTTTCTTAAACGGAAATTATGTTACACTTACAAATATTTCTGATGACGAAATTGATAAAATAATAAAAATAAGGCTTTCTCCTATAAATATATCAGTTCATACAACTTGTGATGAACTTCGTAAATTTATGCTAAACAATAAATTTGCAGGAGGAATAAAGGAAAAAATTGAAAAACTTACAAGTAACAAAATAACAGTTAACTGCCAGATAGTGCTTGTTAAAGGGGTAAATGATAAAGAACATCTTGAAAAAACAATAAGAGATTTATCCGTATATTTTCCTTATATGCACAGTATATCAGTAGTGCCGATAGGCATAACAGACCACAGAGAAAATTTATTTAAAGTAGATGAATTTAACAGGGAAGATGCAAATTCAGTAATAGAACTTGTACTGAGTCTTCAAAATGAATTTTTGAAAAAATACGGGTCAAGAATAGTGTATCTTGCAGACGAGTTTTATATAATGTCAGACTATGATTTGCCATCTCCTGAAGTTTATGAAGATTTTCCTCAGATTGAAAACGGTGTCGGAATGATGTCTTCGTTTTTAGATGAGGTTAATAATGCACTTAAGAAAAAGACGGATAAGAAAACTAAAAAAACTATTGTTACAGGTAAACTGGCATATCCGTATTTTCTTAAAATAAAAGAAAAAATAGAGAGTATGTTTCCATCGGTTAAATTAAATATAATAAAAGGGGAAAATAAATTATTCGGGAAAAAAATCACAGTAACAGGGCTTTTATGCGGAAGAGATATTATAGATTCCCTAAAAGGCGTGGACATAGGGGATAATCTCCTTCTATCTATTGATACTCTAAGAGCAGAGAAAGATTTGTTTTTAGATGATATGACTGTTTCTAAGATGGAAAATATTCTTAACACAAAAATTTTATTTAATGAGATAAATGGCGAAGATTTTGTTGATAAAATTTTCCTTTAA
- the rpmF gene encoding 50S ribosomal protein L32 yields the protein MAVPKRKVSKARRDKRRANWKLTIPGMVKCPQCQEYKLPHRVCMSCGNYDGKEVIKVDAQ from the coding sequence ATGGCAGTTCCAAAGAGAAAAGTGTCAAAAGCAAGAAGAGATAAGAGAAGAGCTAACTGGAAGCTTACTATTCCGGGTATGGTTAAATGCCCTCAGTGTCAAGAATATAAATTACCTCATAGAGTATGTATGTCTTGTGGTAATTACGATGGTAAAGAAGTTATCAAGGTTGACGCACAATAA
- a CDS encoding DUF177 domain-containing protein — MVVDISKIAGDEGATLSYSGEIKYDDFDFPVYVSGTVKNYSNQYVISCNIKTTCIAQCARCLEEIKKEVETSFEEMIGSEDCPESLKIVQNTIDIDEAVYTSVLFSLSQKFLCKEDCKGLCFVCGTNLNEKECKCDKEVTDPRFDVLKKLLQ; from the coding sequence ATGGTTGTAGATATTTCAAAAATTGCAGGAGATGAGGGCGCAACCCTTTCATACAGCGGCGAAATTAAATATGATGATTTTGATTTTCCCGTATATGTATCAGGCACTGTTAAGAATTACAGTAACCAGTATGTTATATCCTGTAATATTAAAACAACTTGTATAGCGCAGTGTGCCCGTTGCCTTGAAGAAATCAAAAAAGAGGTGGAAACTTCTTTTGAAGAAATGATTGGCAGCGAAGACTGTCCTGAAAGTTTAAAAATCGTGCAGAATACTATTGATATTGACGAAGCAGTTTACACAAGTGTTTTGTTCAGTCTTTCCCAGAAGTTTTTGTGCAAAGAAGATTGTAAAGGTCTGTGCTTTGTGTGTGGAACAAATCTTAATGAGAAAGAGTGTAAATGCGATAAAGAGGTTACAGACCCTCGATTTGATGTATTAAAAAAATTGTTACAATAA